The Deltaproteobacteria bacterium genome segment AGTCTGTCAAGGTAAGAGACATGGGGTCTCTCCATCGGACGCAGGCCCTGTACCATCAGGAAGATATTTTTCGATAACAATATCCATATAAAACCCCTCCAGAGGGTCAACAGGAGGATTATGGAGGGATCCGATAAAGTAGACAGCCCCCGTAGGATCAACCGTGACAGCACTAAATCTCTCCACAAAGCCATAAGATCCAGAAACTTGGTTGATACAATGCTCCCAATCGGCAGAATAATCTGTGTTGAACCGTGCCGCCCATCTCCGATCAATATCATCTTCTGAACCAATGCCCCCCATGTACCTCTGATCTCCAGCAATCTGAATCTCCCCTTCTGCATTGACGGCAATCCCATTGATCTCACGCGCTTGGTCGTTAGTCCGTGTCAGGAGACCGATGCGTTCACCATCACTACTGTATTTCGCAACAACAGGCCAACTCCAAGGTGGCCCGATAAGTCCGTGGGTTGCGACATGAATATTTCCCTCGGGGTCTACGGCGAGATCTTTTCCATCACTTGATTGAGAAGAGAGTTCAGGGTCTTCGGACCAGTTCAGTGACCAAAGCTGGCTACCACCGGAGGAATACTTTGCAAGCCAAAGGTGTGAGATGGAGGGGGTAGAGGGCCATGAACCTACCCCAACCGTCCCCGTGACATAAAGATTCCCTACTGAATCAACGGCAACACCGCTGCCATAATCTCTTAAATCAGTCTCCCCTTCAGAGGTTCCATTGACAATGTTTCCCCAGACAAGAGGGGTGATACCGAAGGGGGTGAAATCATATCTCCTCACAAAAATCTCTGATTCCATAAAAGGTCCGGTTGATCCCGTCACATAGAGTCGCTTATTAGGACGGTCGACGGTAATATCTGATGATCTTTCTCCATCCCAGGTATCCTCAGAGATGTTAAATGAAAAGCCGCCTCCAGATTCACCTTCGTGAGTGACCCTTGCAATGAAGAGTCCCTCCGGACCAAAGAAATTTTGA includes the following:
- a CDS encoding SBBP repeat-containing protein, with translation MTSFFISLLIFQTGSEGLFLRPLQAQTKFTRQEVKRAVQPKKSKNPFQVRRAKESLELTKKEVSLTERIKKGFKEFGKRFDRIFDLDPRVIVRFNLCGNGVLNGGERCDDGNRVSGDGCSEDCVIECELPQGVLTHIPECPASCGNGILEVGEECDEGLANSDTVVGACPKNCIRPVCGNGIVEAGEACDGGFGCTDRCVRRPPTPCDPAGKPKSPDDPIDPHYALCESPDTPWRRILGEPGTIDDHGVDIAADMYGTLYTVTNADSWTTVVRQFDACGNLIWELPFSGKYASGIDIDACGNSYITGQNFFGPEGLFIARVTHEGESGGGFSFNISEDTWDGERSSDITVDRPNKRLYVTGSTGPFMESEIFVRRYDFTPFGITPLVWGNIVNGTSEGETDLRDYGSGVAVDSVGNLYVTGTVGVGSWPSTPSISHLWLAKYSSGGSQLWSLNWSEDPELSSQSSDGKDLAVDPEGNIHVATHGLIGPPWSWPVVAKYSSDGERIGLLTRTNDQAREINGIAVNAEGEIQIAGDQRYMGGIGSEDDIDRRWAARFNTDYSADWEHCINQVSGSYGFVERFSAVTVDPTGAVYFIGSLHNPPVDPLEGFYMDIVIEKYLPDGTGPASDGETPCLLP